From a single Bradyrhizobium sediminis genomic region:
- a CDS encoding flagellar hook-basal body complex protein, translated as MGIFGALTTSVSGLRAQSYALENISGNIANSQTTAFKRIDTSFLDLIPDTGVNNQLAGSVTTGSRETNTVQGDVQSASVSTYMAINGNGFFVVQKPGSFTDNQPVFSGVDNYTRRGDFALDKNGYLVNGAGYYVEGVGIDPATGNMTGSVPQVLKFANDFLPAVPTSVVNYRANLASYPLTTRHDNSVPGSELLRPADFASGNPRSLGTPAAPYVDATTTGAARNNKAAIPAANTAATLLSGAIGTDSLTTNFVAGDTITVNSIVITFVAAGAVGNQLNVTDNIGTLLAKIDSITGTATASSINASGAITLHTGITSDLSVTSSNTTAFGALGLNSPVNVLRSGGGTAGTGQVLGSDLQAFINESVSGGAVTAYDISGSPVSLQLRWAKVDTSSLGAGHTDTWNLFYQVNSNATGANLAWQNVNTDFTFSPNGQMNPAIAGITLTAPTIGGVPLGNIAINFGAGGVTQFADSNGNVKVNQIQQDGFPAGSLQTVSIGENGRVVGNYSNGRNIDLAQISVATFNGTNFLKRIDGGAFEATDQSGSALYGSGGTIVGSSLESSNTDIADEFTKLIVTQQAYSANTKVITTANSMVQDLLNVMR; from the coding sequence ATGGGTATTTTCGGCGCTCTTACGACCTCCGTCTCGGGCCTGCGCGCGCAGTCCTATGCGCTGGAAAACATCTCCGGCAACATCGCCAACTCGCAGACCACCGCTTTCAAGCGGATCGACACCAGCTTCCTCGATCTGATTCCGGACACCGGCGTCAACAATCAGCTCGCCGGCAGCGTCACTACCGGATCGCGCGAGACCAACACGGTGCAGGGCGACGTGCAGAGCGCGTCGGTGTCCACCTACATGGCGATCAACGGCAACGGCTTCTTCGTGGTGCAGAAGCCCGGCAGCTTCACCGACAACCAGCCGGTATTCTCGGGCGTCGACAACTACACCCGCCGCGGCGACTTCGCGCTGGACAAGAACGGCTACCTGGTCAATGGCGCGGGCTATTATGTCGAAGGCGTCGGGATCGATCCGGCGACCGGCAACATGACCGGCAGCGTGCCGCAGGTCTTGAAGTTCGCCAACGACTTCCTGCCGGCAGTGCCGACATCGGTGGTGAATTATCGCGCCAACCTGGCGAGCTATCCGCTGACCACCAGGCACGACAATTCCGTTCCGGGCTCGGAATTGCTGCGGCCGGCGGATTTCGCGTCCGGCAATCCGCGCTCGCTCGGCACGCCCGCAGCGCCTTACGTCGATGCGACGACTACGGGCGCCGCCAGGAATAACAAGGCGGCGATCCCGGCGGCGAACACCGCCGCGACGTTGTTGTCCGGTGCGATCGGCACGGATTCGCTGACAACGAATTTCGTCGCCGGTGACACCATCACGGTCAACAGCATCGTCATCACCTTCGTGGCGGCGGGCGCGGTCGGCAACCAGCTGAACGTCACCGACAACATCGGAACGCTGCTGGCCAAGATCGATTCGATCACCGGCACGGCAACTGCGTCGTCGATCAACGCCAGCGGCGCCATTACCCTGCACACCGGCATTACGTCCGATCTGAGCGTCACCAGCTCCAACACCACGGCGTTCGGGGCACTCGGCCTGAACAGCCCCGTGAACGTGTTGCGCAGCGGCGGCGGCACGGCTGGCACCGGACAGGTGCTCGGCAGCGATCTCCAGGCCTTCATCAACGAATCCGTCAGCGGCGGAGCGGTGACGGCCTACGACATCTCCGGTTCGCCGGTCAGCCTGCAACTGCGCTGGGCCAAGGTCGACACTTCGTCGCTCGGCGCCGGCCACACGGATACCTGGAATCTGTTCTACCAGGTCAATTCCAACGCCACCGGCGCCAATCTCGCCTGGCAGAACGTCAACACCGACTTCACTTTCTCGCCGAACGGCCAGATGAACCCGGCGATCGCCGGCATCACTCTGACCGCGCCGACCATCGGCGGCGTGCCGCTCGGCAACATCGCGATCAACTTCGGCGCCGGCGGTGTCACCCAGTTCGCCGACTCCAACGGCAACGTGAAAGTCAACCAGATCCAGCAGGATGGCTTTCCGGCGGGGTCACTGCAGACCGTGTCGATCGGCGAGAACGGCCGCGTGGTCGGCAACTACTCCAACGGCCGCAACATCGATCTGGCGCAGATCTCGGTCGCGACCTTCAACGGCACCAACTTCCTCAAACGCATCGACGGCGGCGCGTTCGAGGCGACGGACCAGTCCGGCTCGGCGCTGTACGGCAGCGGCGGGACGATCGTCGGCTCGTCGCTGGAAAGCTCCAACACCGACATCGCTGACGAGTTCACCAAGCTGATCGTCACCCAGCAGGCCTATTCGGCCAACACGAAGGTGATCACCACAGCCAACTCGATGGTTCAGGATCTGCTGAACGTGATGCGATAG
- the msrB gene encoding peptide-methionine (R)-S-oxide reductase MsrB, translated as MIDRRILLASVASLLGLAAFRWLRASPAQAAEKFEIEKTDAEWRAQLTPQQYEILRKHGTERPGSSPLLKEHRKGIFACAGCDLPLFSSETKFESGTGWPSFYQPLENALGKTEDRAYGMLRTEVHCRRCGGHLGHVFDDGPKPTGLRYCIDGFGLVFHPAAASAT; from the coding sequence ATGATCGACCGCCGTATCCTGCTCGCATCCGTCGCCAGTTTGCTCGGCCTCGCCGCCTTCCGCTGGCTGCGAGCCTCGCCCGCACAGGCCGCCGAAAAGTTCGAGATCGAGAAGACCGATGCCGAATGGCGCGCGCAGCTGACGCCGCAGCAGTACGAAATCCTGCGCAAGCATGGCACCGAGCGCCCGGGATCTAGCCCGCTCCTCAAAGAGCACCGCAAGGGCATATTCGCCTGCGCCGGCTGCGACCTTCCGCTGTTTTCCTCGGAAACCAAGTTCGAGAGCGGCACCGGCTGGCCAAGCTTCTATCAGCCGCTGGAGAACGCCCTCGGCAAGACCGAAGACCGGGCCTACGGGATGTTGCGGACCGAAGTGCACTGCCGCCGTTGCGGCGGCCATCTCGGCCACGTTTTCGACGACGGCCCGAAGCCGACCGGCCTGCGCTACTGCATCGACGGCTTCGGCCTGGTGTTTCATCCGGCCGCAGCCTCGGCGACCTGA